Part of the Streptomyces sp. WMMC500 genome is shown below.
GTCGACATAGACCACGCGGCTCTCGGGCGCGATGCGCTGAACGATTTCGTGCGTGTTGTTGGCCGTGGGCAGTCCGGCACCCACGTCGAGAAATTGGCGCATCCCGCACTCTCGGGCAAGGTGGGTGACGGTGCGTACCAGGAAGTGCCGTGATTCCCGGACCATATACTTCATGTCTGGGTACTTGGTGCAGTAGGCATCGCCGGCGGCCTTGTCGGCGGCGAACCAGTCCTTGCCGCCCAGCCAGTAGTTCCAGACACGCGCGCTGTGCGGGACGGACACATCGAGCTCGTCCGGCTTTGTCGGCTCAGTCATGGCAGTTCCTCTTTCCATTTGTAGGGATGGGATGCTGTGACGGACCCCTCGTCGTCGCCCACGCCCAGGCGCTGATGACCAGCAACGCCGCCGGTGCCGTCACCTGCATGCGAGCGGACCTGCGCAACCCGCGCGCCGTGCTGAACTCGACCGAGCTGCACCGCACACTGGACTTCACCCAACCGGTGGCTCTGGTGCTGACCGCCACCGTGTACGCAGCAACCGACATCGACGCCCCCCTGACGACGCGCACACGCGAAGAGATCGCGCTTCTTCACCGGCCTGGAGCTGCTCGATCCCGGCGTGGTCCGCCTGCCCTACTGGCGCCCACACATGCCCCTCCCACGGCGCCGGATCGCCCAGATCTGGACGCCCGTCAAGTCCCGACGGTGTGCCATGGATCTCACGAGCACGCACCCGACAGAGCGGTAGGCCAGCGGGATGCGCGGATACGCCATCCCCTGTGCCGCCACCACGTGTCACCCGGCCCGGGGCAGTGGGGGACGCTGACAGTTGACCGTTGAGCAGCGTGCAGGACTCGAACCTGCGACCAAGTAAGGGGACGGGATGGTCGAGCGGCTCAACCCAGTGGCCTACGCGGGCGCAACCGCGCGGGAACTAGCGATCTGACCTGCAGAGGTGCGGTGTTTCGACGACGGCGTTACACATCCCGTGCACGGTGTGACGAGGTCCGAGCGCTCATCAGTCGCCGTGGTAGAGGCGATGCGGATCGATCAGTTGGATGGTGGGGTCGCTTTCGGCGCGGAGGCGCAGGTCGTCGGTGAAGCCGGCGGCGCTGTAGCAGTGCAGCCTCGTGGCGTCGGTAGCTGTGCCGCGTGCCATGAGCAGGGAGCGGATGCGCTGGAGGCGGTCCAGATGTCTCTGCCCCATGACGTCGTTCCACTTGACTTCACCGATGGCCAAAAGTCCCTCGCCGCCGCTTTCGGTCTCCCCGTGGACGGCGACGTCGACCTCGTGGCTGGTCTTCGCGGCAGGGTCGTTGACGGTGCCGCTCGCCACTCTGGTGGCCACCCCGCCGTGGGTTTCGGCCGACGCGTGCCAACGGGCCCACTCGCGGCAGACCTGCTCGAAGTGCGGGCCGACGACTTTGCTGCGGAACGTGGACTGGGCGCGGTGCCACACTGCACCGGCGCGTCCGGGGCGCTCCAGGTCACCCCAGGCAGGACGCATGACCGCGTGGTAGAAGGCGATGAGGGGTTCGGCGATGCGGTAGGCGGAGCGGTTGCGGCGGAAGGCGTCAGCCTCGTGCGTG
Proteins encoded:
- a CDS encoding SAM-dependent methyltransferase; its protein translation is MTSNAAGAVTCMRADLRNPRAVLNSTELHRTLDFTQPVALVLTATVYAATDIDAPLTTRTREEIALLHRPGAARSRRGPPALLAPTHAPPTAPDRPDLDARQVPTVCHGSHEHAPDRAVGQRDARIRHPLCRHHVSPGPGQWGTLTVDR